One stretch of Chloroflexota bacterium DNA includes these proteins:
- the aroQ gene encoding type II 3-dehydroquinate dehydratase, whose protein sequence is MRILVIHGPNLNMLGIREPGIYGALSLDTINARLREWASEANVDLTIMQSNHEGAIVDAIQGAIGWDGIVINAGGFTHTSVAIRDAISAVKVPAIEVHISNVYAREEFRHHSFIAPVCRGSIAGLGWIGYRLALEALTAG, encoded by the coding sequence ATGCGCATCCTCGTAATTCACGGGCCAAACTTGAACATGCTCGGCATCCGCGAGCCGGGCATCTACGGCGCGCTGTCGCTCGACACGATCAATGCGCGCCTGCGCGAATGGGCGAGCGAGGCGAATGTCGACCTGACGATCATGCAGTCGAACCACGAGGGCGCGATCGTCGACGCGATCCAGGGCGCGATCGGCTGGGACGGCATCGTGATCAACGCGGGCGGCTTCACGCACACGAGCGTCGCCATCCGTGACGCGATCTCGGCGGTGAAGGTGCCGGCAATTGAGGTGCACATCAGCAACGTGTATGCGCGTGAGGAGTTCCGCCATCACTCGTTCATCGCGCCGGTCTGCCGCGGCAGCATCGCGGGTCTGGGCTGGATCGGCTACCGGCTGGCGCTGGAAGCGTTGACGGCGGGGTAG
- a CDS encoding DUF5615 family PIN-like protein, with protein sequence MRLIADENFPQAAIDALRSEGHDVLSIRLDAPGSRDSPVLARAVSDGRILLTFDKDFGELAFKAGLPAACDVILFRISAPSPTHVARITVAALASREDWAGHFAVVENTRIRVRTLPQ encoded by the coding sequence ATGCGCCTGATCGCCGACGAAAATTTCCCGCAGGCAGCGATCGATGCTCTGCGGAGTGAAGGTCACGACGTGTTGTCAATCCGCTTAGACGCGCCCGGAAGCCGCGATTCCCCCGTGCTTGCGCGCGCTGTTTCAGACGGCCGCATCCTCCTGACTTTCGACAAGGATTTTGGCGAATTGGCATTCAAAGCTGGCCTGCCAGCGGCCTGTGACGTTATTTTGTTTCGCATTTCAGCACCGTCGCCCACCCATGTGGCCCGCATCACAGTAGCAGCACTGGCATCACGCGAGGATTGGGCCGGACATTTTGCCGTTGTCGAGAACACGCGCATACGCGTCAGAACACTGCCCCAATAG
- a CDS encoding substrate-binding domain-containing protein has protein sequence MIRFPRQWLVLVALLLCACAPEAFSAPSPTATLPSRAPTPSPAPSLPTATPTPVAPLYALIAKARGEYWDAAAQGAQAAARQLGLPAGSVVYYAPEKEDAAAQIVALEAFVARGVRGIAIAPSDPRGLELSINKARAAGVWVTTFDTDASNSHRIFFVTSLQQTVGHQAAEALLSLLNGRTGAIALGSTWLNADASARIAGLKAGLQNNAGLRVLDAQDDRHDLAVATQAARGALAAQKDLAGVFGVYAYNGVAWCRAARDASAEERVAVVAFELTGETVDCLKDGGIDALVSARPYEQGLQSVLALDALARRGLFAAAEELHVPVGSAPDAWVVDAGADVISLDGRVGQSLAEYAAHLSTLGVPHAWAP, from the coding sequence GTGATTCGTTTCCCGCGGCAGTGGCTTGTGCTGGTGGCGCTATTGCTCTGCGCCTGCGCCCCGGAGGCATTCTCCGCGCCATCGCCGACCGCCACGTTGCCGTCTCGCGCGCCGACTCCGTCACCTGCGCCGTCGCTGCCGACGGCCACACCGACGCCGGTCGCGCCGCTCTACGCGCTGATCGCCAAGGCGCGCGGCGAGTATTGGGACGCCGCGGCGCAAGGCGCGCAGGCGGCCGCGCGGCAATTGGGACTGCCGGCCGGCAGCGTCGTGTACTACGCGCCCGAGAAGGAAGACGCGGCGGCGCAGATCGTCGCGCTCGAAGCGTTTGTGGCGCGCGGCGTGCGCGGCATCGCCATCGCGCCGAGCGACCCGCGCGGGCTGGAGCTGAGCATCAACAAGGCGCGCGCGGCGGGTGTGTGGGTCACGACCTTCGATACCGACGCGTCAAACAGCCACCGCATCTTCTTCGTCACGTCGCTGCAGCAGACCGTGGGGCATCAGGCGGCGGAGGCGCTGCTCTCGCTGCTCAACGGGCGCACCGGGGCCATCGCGCTCGGCTCCACATGGCTCAATGCTGACGCATCGGCGCGCATCGCGGGGCTCAAAGCAGGTTTGCAGAACAATGCCGGTCTGCGCGTGCTCGACGCGCAGGACGACCGGCATGATCTCGCAGTAGCAACACAGGCGGCGCGCGGCGCGCTGGCCGCGCAGAAAGATCTGGCGGGCGTGTTCGGTGTGTACGCCTACAACGGCGTGGCGTGGTGCCGCGCGGCGCGCGATGCAAGCGCAGAGGAGCGGGTCGCCGTGGTGGCGTTTGAACTGACCGGCGAGACGGTGGATTGCCTGAAGGATGGCGGCATCGACGCACTGGTCAGCGCGCGCCCCTACGAGCAGGGCCTGCAGAGCGTGCTGGCGCTCGATGCGCTGGCGCGGCGCGGCCTGTTCGCCGCCGCCGAGGAACTGCACGTTCCGGTTGGCAGCGCGCCCGATGCCTGGGTGGTCGATGCGGGTGCCGATGTCATCTCGCTGGACGGCCGCGTGGGACAGAGTCTCGCGGAGTACGCCGCGCATCTGTCCACACTCGGCGTCCCGCACGCCTGGGCGCCGTAG
- a CDS encoding DUF433 domain-containing protein: protein MNWQDRIVVDPEILLGKPVVKGTRLAVEFAIDLLAQGWSESDLLHNYPGLTHEDIQACLAYASHSLRNEKVYAFTPG, encoded by the coding sequence ATGAACTGGCAAGATCGGATCGTCGTTGATCCTGAGATTCTGCTTGGAAAGCCCGTCGTCAAAGGCACGCGCCTGGCCGTCGAGTTCGCAATCGATTTGCTGGCGCAGGGCTGGAGCGAATCGGACCTGCTTCACAACTACCCAGGGCTGACACACGAGGACATCCAGGCCTGCCTCGCCTATGCAAGCCACTCGTTGCGCAACGAAAAGGTGTACGCCTTCACGCCGGGCTAG